A segment of the Sphingomicrobium flavum genome:
CGCTCACGATCTGACGGCGTGAGGCGGGGTCGCGCTTGATCAGCTTTACCAATTCCGCGATCTGGTCGACCGTCGCGCCATGCGCGGTTTCCCAATGGCGCCATTGCTTGCCGTAAACGGGACCGAGATCGCCATTCTCATCGGCCCATTCGTCCCAGATGCTGACGCCGCGTTCCTGCAGATAATCGATGTTGGTGTCGCCCTTGAGGAACCAGAGCAACTCCACGATGATCGAGCGCAGATGCAACTTCTTGGTAGTGACGAGCGGAAAACCCTTCGACAGGTCAAAGCGCATCTGCGCGCCGAAGACGGACAGAGTGCCGACCCCGGTGCGGTCGTTCTGCGAAGCCCCTTCATCGAGGATTCGCTGCATGAGATCGAGATATTGGCGCATGGCCTCACCCTAGTGAGCGGGCGCGGCGGCGCAAGCGATTAAGAGCAGGGAATGATGTCGCGCGGCTCGGGCCTCGGACGGGCGATTTCGAAGGCCGCAAAATAGGCATCGGTGCCTTCGATATCGGCAGTCTGCACGCGCGCCATGCCGAGTGCCGCAAACTCGCAATCGAGTTGCTGGGGCGGCATGCCGTGACGCTTGATCGGGCGATCGCTGTCGACCACGATCACCAGCCCGTCTTCCTTCAGCCCGTCGCGCAAATTCCACAGGAATTCATAGGGCTCGGTGACTTCATGATACATGTGGACGAGAAAGACGCGATCGAAACTGTTCGAGGGCAGGCCGGGATTGTCGGCAGCGCCCAGCCGCACCGCCACATTGTCGAGATTTTCGCGTCGAACGCGCTGCGCCAAAGCATCGCGAGTTTCCGGCACGATATCCTGGGCCAGCACACGCCCGCTTTCGCCCACGGCGGGGGCAAGACGGATGGTGTAATAGCCTTTGCCGGCCCCGATATCGGCGACCACCATGCCTTCGCTTACCCCCGCCAGCTCCATCACCAGTTCTGCTTCGCCCAGCCGGTCGCGGGCGTCTTCGGTGGAAAAGCTGTTGGTAAGGATCGGCGCCACGTCGCGGCGGGGCAGCGGGAAGCCGTCATTGGCCTCGCGCGGATCGCCGCGACAGCCGCTCAGCGCCAGCAGCGCCAGCAGGGCGAATGCCCTATTCGACATCTTCCACGTCGACCTTCTCGCCCGTCACGCGCTGCGACAAAGCGGCGGCCATGAACTTGTCGAGATCACCGTCGAGCACGTCGGAGGGCGCCGTGGAGGTCACGCCCGTGCGCAAATCCTTCACAAGCTGGTAGGGTTGCAGCACGTAGGAGCGGATCTGATGTCCCCAGCCGATCTCGGTCTTGGAGGCATTGGCGGCATTAGCCTCTTCCTCGCGCTTCTGCAGCTCAGCCTCGTAAAGGCGGGCCTTCAGCTGCTTCATCGCCTCAGCCTTGTTCTTGTGCTGCGAGCGCTGGTTCTGGCAGGCGACGACGATATTGGTGGGAAGGTGGGTGATGCGCACCGCGCTATCGGTGGTGTTGATATGCTGCCCGCCAGCTCCCGAGGCACGATAAGTGTCGATCCTCAGATCGCTTTCGACGATCTCGATCTCAATGCTGTCGTCGATTTCGGGATAGACCCAGACCGAAGAGAAGCTGGTGTGGCGGCGCGCCGATGAATCATAGGGGCTGATGCGGACCAGCCGGTGTACGCCGCTTTCGGTCTTCACATAGCCATAGGCATTCTCGCCCTTGAGCAACAGCGTAGCCGACTTGATGCCGGCCTGTTCGCCGGCGTGATAGTCGATCAGCTCGACCTTCATGCCATGCCGCTCGCCCCAGCGCGAATACATGCGCTGCAGCATTTCCGCCCAATCCTGGCTTTCGGTCCCGCCCGCGCCGGCATGGACCTCGACATAGGCGTTATTGCCATCGGCCTCGCCCGCCAGCAGCGCGGCGACCTTGTCCTTTTCTGCCCGCTCGGCGAGCTTTTCCAGGCTGGCCACGGCCTCGTCGACCATGCCGGCATCGCCTTCCATCTCGGCCATTTCCATCAGCTCGATCGTGTCGGCCAGCTCGGTCTCGATCTTGAGCGTCGCCTTCATCGCCTCGTCGAGCCGGCCGCGCTCGCGCATGAGCGCCTGCGCTGCCTTGGGATCGTCCCACAGCGTCGGGTCCTCGACCTTGTCGTTGAGCTCGGCCAGCCGCTTTTCCGCCCGGTCCCAATCGAGGAAGCGGCGCAGCAGCGCGGTGGCGGCATTGATCTGGTCGGCGAAGGCTTGCGCTTCAGCGCGCATTGGAAAATCCTTTAGATGCGGGCCCGCAGGGCGCGGGAGCGAATGTCATGTGCGGGGGGGATTAGTAAATCCCGCCCTCTCTTTGCAAGAATTCCGCTTCATCGGGCGGTTCAGGCGTTGCGGGCTGCGCGGGGCGCGCGACCACCGGCGCGGATGCAATGGCCGCTGTGTCTGGCTCTTCCTCCTCGTCGCGGCGGCGGAAGGTGCGGCGCGGCTCGCTATCGGGCTTGAAGGCCTCCCAGATCACCGCGGACTGACGCTCGACGGTGGTCGG
Coding sequences within it:
- a CDS encoding class I SAM-dependent methyltransferase translates to MSNRAFALLALLALSGCRGDPREANDGFPLPRRDVAPILTNSFSTEDARDRLGEAELVMELAGVSEGMVVADIGAGKGYYTIRLAPAVGESGRVLAQDIVPETRDALAQRVRRENLDNVAVRLGAADNPGLPSNSFDRVFLVHMYHEVTEPYEFLWNLRDGLKEDGLVIVVDSDRPIKRHGMPPQQLDCEFAALGMARVQTADIEGTDAYFAAFEIARPRPEPRDIIPCS
- the prfB gene encoding peptide chain release factor 2, coding for MRAEAQAFADQINAATALLRRFLDWDRAEKRLAELNDKVEDPTLWDDPKAAQALMRERGRLDEAMKATLKIETELADTIELMEMAEMEGDAGMVDEAVASLEKLAERAEKDKVAALLAGEADGNNAYVEVHAGAGGTESQDWAEMLQRMYSRWGERHGMKVELIDYHAGEQAGIKSATLLLKGENAYGYVKTESGVHRLVRISPYDSSARRHTSFSSVWVYPEIDDSIEIEIVESDLRIDTYRASGAGGQHINTTDSAVRITHLPTNIVVACQNQRSQHKNKAEAMKQLKARLYEAELQKREEEANAANASKTEIGWGHQIRSYVLQPYQLVKDLRTGVTSTAPSDVLDGDLDKFMAAALSQRVTGEKVDVEDVE